The Vallitalea pronyensis genomic sequence CTATACTGCCGAATTTACAGCTAGAACGCCTAACGGAAATATAGAGAGGGTATCTAACAATTTTAGACTAAACCAGTTAGCGATTTTATCCATGAATATTTGGGGAGAGTGGAATTACTGGCGAGGACAAGTTAACCTATTTGGAAAACAGCTTTTAAATATGCCGCATAGATTCCTGTCCTACGAGAAAGTACATATTGAAACTGAAATAAAAGGAAATCCAGATCAGGTATATGTACGTTTTAGTCCAGAACTTGAAGCTATGATTTTCACAAATCAATATGGCCATACGTACAGCTATAGTGATCACATAGGCTATACGGTGAATTTCCCTCTAAATATGACCAGTTCAGACGGTGAGACCTATAAGGTAGAGTATATACTACCACTTGCTGAATCCACGATGAATGATGAGGATACACGGTTAGGTGGACAATATTGGGTAGAGGTCACGGCCGTAAAAGGCAGCACAACTAAAACAATGAGAATTACGGATATAGACATCACTGGAAATACATTAGACAAAATATACATACAGCCAGAGTAAATAAAGAAAAAACTAGGAGTGTAATGCTCCTGGTTTATTTTTTTTATTTGAGGGCATAATATTAATACAAATAATTGACAAGTGTATCCTTATGGGATATTATATAAGTAAGAAGTGCATTTAAAAAGGACACATGACGTGTCCCTCTAAAGGAGAATATTGTCCGTATTCTTAATTACTAATTAGATGATTGGCGTCATCTAAAATAATAATTCTATGAGTAAAGAAACAATGAATTTAATCAGGATTGCTTGTGCTAGAGTTAGCAAAGCTTTTCTGATTTCTTCTTTTGTTCGCTTCTTCATAAACTCTCACCTCCTTTCTCCAGATTAAACTGGATGGAAGTAAGAGGGATACGTCAATTAGTCCTTAATCAGATTATACCATATTCTACCACTAGAATCTATATTATTTTTTCTGTGCAATTTAACGAAAGAATTTTAAGCTGAAGGTGGTTCATGAGCGTTCATCCTGGTGCAGCTCCTGGTGGATCACAAACAGCTGCAAGGACGTCTTTGTCACTATTCAACAAAAATAGTCTTTCAGGAGTCCCTGGTTAATTGTTTATTATCTCTAATAAGCTTCTTTACAATTCATTGTATAAATTCACCATACTATTTTTCCATAGCATAGAAATTGATAGCTAAGGACCAACTGAAATAACGACCAGGTTCTCAGGTCGTTAAGAAAGGCGGTAGCAACAAACGGTAGTGCGTTAGAAACTGTTACGTTGATAGTTTTTCTAGTTCATATTTCTTCATCTAATCCAAAAGTTTACTTCTTCTATACCCCTTATAATGGTTAAATTATCTCTATTTATTATTCCGTCACATTTATTCATCGTAATCATTATTAAACTGAATATTTTTACATTAATTTACAATTGAATACGAACATACATTCGCATATAATATTTATATAAGGTAAATAGATTGATTAAAAAGATATTATTGATTGTAGAATCAAAAAAGGTGGTGGTTTTTTTGAGTAGAATAATTCTGCACATTGATGCAAATGCCGCTTATTTAAGTTGGGAAGCTGCATATCGGTTACAACATGGAGAAAAAATTGATTTACGTACAATACCAAGTATTGTAGGGGGAAGTGAAAAAAGTAGACATGGCATCGTTTTAGCTAAATCAATACCGGCAAAAAAATATGGGATAAAAACAGGAGAACCCGTAAGAGATGCCTTTAGTAAATGCCCTAATTTAGTAAGTGTTCCGCCTAGATACAATATTTACATGAACTGTAGTAATGCAATGGTTGAAATATTTAAAGAGTATACGGATAAAGTACAAAGATACAGCATTGATGAATGTTTTTTAGATATGACCCATTCACTTCACTTGTTCAGCCATGACCCTGTTAAAGTTGCACATGAAATAAAAGACAGGATTAAAAAGGAGCTTGGCTTTACGGTTAATGTAGGTATTGGAGTTAATAAATTACAAGCCAAGGTTGCAAGTGATTTTAAAAAGCCTGATATGGTTCACACCCTATATCCACATGAAATTGAAAAAAAGATGTGGCCTCTACCAGTAGGGGATTTATTTATGGTAGGCATGGCTACTAAGCCAAAACTTTTCAAACTGGGTATTTATACCATAGGCGATTTAGCGAATACAGAAAAGGATTTAATTCATTCTCATCTTAAGAGTCATGGGTTAATGATCTGGCACTATGCCAATGGTATAGATTATTCGGATGTGAGAAAAAGTAACTATGAATTTATTAAAGGCATTGGAAACGGAACAACAACACACTTTGATGTGGATAATAAAAATGAAGCTTATAAGGTGCTATTAGCCTTAACAGAAAGCGTTGCAATGCGATTAAGGGCTGCAAAAATGAGTACTCAGCTTGTTACGGTTGGGATAAAGACGAATGAATTTAGAAGTTCATCGCATCAAAGAAAGTTAGGTTATTGTACTGACACAACTTATGAAATATATGAAGAAGTTAAGAGGTTATTTGATGATTTATGGGATGGAGAAACGCCTCTAAGAAAATTAAGAGTGAGAGTTTCAGAATTAACAGGTAACGATTTTTTACAGATGTCATTGTTTGATATTAACAATAGAGAAAAACTTCAAAATGCTGATTTGTGCATAGATGCTATTAGAAAACGATTTGGTTCAAAGTCTGTTATAAGGGCTTCCTTTCTTTATAGTGGTATATCACCAATTCAAGGGGGAATGCCAGAAGATGACTACCCGTTAATGTCTAGTATTTTGTAATTTTAAGTTGAAAAGAGGATATCCATGAAAATCAAAAACGTAGTTCCTGTAGAATGTTATGCTTGGATGGATAGGGAGGGGAAGGTGTCTCCTATTCAATTTGTCTATGATAATGAGCCATATGGCCATATTCAAATAAAATATACGGATAAAAACAGATATGCAGGTAATTTACAA encodes the following:
- a CDS encoding DNA polymerase Y family protein, whose translation is MSRIILHIDANAAYLSWEAAYRLQHGEKIDLRTIPSIVGGSEKSRHGIVLAKSIPAKKYGIKTGEPVRDAFSKCPNLVSVPPRYNIYMNCSNAMVEIFKEYTDKVQRYSIDECFLDMTHSLHLFSHDPVKVAHEIKDRIKKELGFTVNVGIGVNKLQAKVASDFKKPDMVHTLYPHEIEKKMWPLPVGDLFMVGMATKPKLFKLGIYTIGDLANTEKDLIHSHLKSHGLMIWHYANGIDYSDVRKSNYEFIKGIGNGTTTHFDVDNKNEAYKVLLALTESVAMRLRAAKMSTQLVTVGIKTNEFRSSSHQRKLGYCTDTTYEIYEEVKRLFDDLWDGETPLRKLRVRVSELTGNDFLQMSLFDINNREKLQNADLCIDAIRKRFGSKSVIRASFLYSGISPIQGGMPEDDYPLMSSIL